A region of Diceros bicornis minor isolate mBicDic1 chromosome 31, mDicBic1.mat.cur, whole genome shotgun sequence DNA encodes the following proteins:
- the NPAS4 gene encoding neuronal PAS domain-containing protein 4 isoform X1, producing the protein MYRSTKGASKARRDQINAEIRNLKDLLPLAEADKVRLSYLHIMSLACIYTRKGVFFAGGTPLAGPTGLLSAQELEDIVAALPGFLLVFTAEGKLLYLSESVSEHLGHSMVDLVAQGDSIYDIIDPADHLTVRQQLTLPSALDSDRLFRCRFNTSKSLRRQSAGNKLVLIRGRFHAHPPGAYWAGNPVFTAFCAPLEPRPRPGPGPGLGPASLFLAMFQSHHAKDLALLDISESVLIYLGFERSELLCKSWYGLLHPEDLSHASAQHYRLLSESGDIQAEMVVRLQAKPGGWAWIYCLLYSEGPEGPITANNYPISDTEAWSLRQQLNSEDTQAAYVLGTPTMLPSFPENILSQEQCSSSNLLFTPALGAPRSTNFPSAPELGAVSTSEELPRPPKELGFSYMTFPSGPEPSLQADLSKDLVCTPPYTPHQPGGCAFLFSLHEPFQSHLPTPSSSLQEQMTPSTTTFSDQLTPSSATFPDPLTNPLQGQLSETSARSYEDQLDPCTSTFPDQLLPSAATFPEPLGSPAHEQLTPPSTAFRAHLNSPSQTFPEQLSPSHTKTYFAQEGCSFLYEKLPPSPSSPGNGDCTLLALAQLRGPLSVDVPLVPEGLLTPEASPVKQSFFHYSEKEQNEIDRLIQQISQLAQGVDRPFSAEAGTGGLEPLGGLEPLDSNLSLSGAGPPVLSLDLKPWKCQELDFLADPDNIFLEETPVEDIFMDLSTPDPNGEWSSGDPEAAVPGGAPSPCNNLSPEDHSFLEDLATYETAFETGVSAFPYDGFPDELHQLQSQVQDSFHEDGSGGEPTF; encoded by the exons ATGTACCGCTCCACCAAGGGCGCCTCCAAGGCGCGCCGCGACCAGATCAACGCTGAGATCCGGAACCTCAAGGACCTGCTGCCGCTGGCCGAAGCGGACAAGGTCCGGCTGTCCTACCTGCACATTATGAGTCTTGCCTGCATCTACACTCGCAAGGGCGTCTTCTTCGCTGGAG GCACTCCTCTGGCGGGCCCCACAGGGCTTCTCTCAGCTCAAGAGCTTGAAGACATAGTGGCGGCACTACCTGGCTTTCTGCTGGTGTTCACAGCTGAGGGGAAGCTGCTATATCTGTCTGAGAGTGTGAGCGAGCATCTGGGCCACTCCATG GTGGACCTAGTTGCCCAGGGTGACAGTATCTATGACATCATTGACCCAGCTGACCACCTTACTGTGCGCCAGCAACttactctgccctctgccctggacTCTG ATCGCCTCTTCCGCTGTCGCTTCAACACTTCCAAGTCCCTCAGGCGCCAGAGTGCAGGCAACAAACTGGTGCTTATTCGAGGCCGATTCCATGCTCACCCACCTGGGGCCTACTGGGCAGGAAACCCTGTGTTCACAGCTTTCTGTGCCCCACTGGAGCCAAGACCacgccctggccctggccctggccttgGCCCTGCCTCACTCTTCCTGGCCATGTTTCAGAGCCATCATGCTAAGGATTTGGCCCTACTGGACATCTCTGAAAG TGTCCTAATCTACCTGGGCTTTGAGCGCAGTGAACTGCTCTGTAAATCATGGTATGGACTGCTGCACCCTGAGGACTTGAGCCACGCTTCTGCTCAACACTACCGCCTGT TGTCTGAGAGTGGAGATATTCAGGCAGAAATGGTGGTGAGACTGCAGGCCAAGCCTGGAGGCTGGGCATGGATTTATTGCCTGTTATACTCAGAAGGTCCGGAGGGCCCCATTACTGCCAATAATTACCCAATCAG tgACACGGAAGCCTGGAGCCTCCGCCAGCAGCTGAACTCTGAAGACACCCAGGCAGCCTATGTCCTGGgcacccccaccatgctgccctcATTCCCTGAGAACATCCTCTCCCAGGAGCAGTGCTCCAGCTCTAACCTACTCTTCACCCCAGCCCTGGGGGCTCCCAGAAGCACCAATTTCCCCAGTGCTCCTGAGCTGGGTGCTGTCTCAACATCAGAAGAACTTCCTCGACCCCCCAAAGAGCTGGGCTTCAGTTACATGACATTCCCATCTGGCCCCGAGCCTTCTCTTCAAGCAGACCTGAGCAAGGATCTTGTGTGTACTCCACCCTACACGCCCCACCAGCCGGGAGGCTGTGCCTTCCTCTTCAGCCTCCATGAACCCTTCCAGAGCCACTTGCCCACTCCATCCAGCTCTCTCCAAGAACAGATGACTCCAAGCACTACGACCTTCTCTGATCAATTGACGCCCAGCAGTGCAACCTTCCCAGATCCACTGACTAACCCACTACAAGGCCAGCTAAGTGAAACCTCAGCCAGAAGCTATGAAGATCAGCTGGATCCCTGCACTTCCACCTTCCCAGACCAGCTGCTTCCCAGCGCTGCCACCTTCCCAGAGCCTCTGGGGAGCCCTGCCCATGAGCAGCTGACTCCTCCTAGCACAGCATTCCGAGCACACCTGAACAGCCCCAGCCAAACTTTCCCAGAGCAACTGAGCCCCAGTCACACCAAGACTTACTTCGCCCAGGAGGGATGCAGTTTTCTCTATGAGAAGTTGCCCCCAAGTCCTAGCAGCCCTGGTAATGGGGACTGCACACTCCTGGCCCTAGCCCAGCTCCGGGGCCCCCTCTCTGTGGACGTCCCCCTGGTGCCTGAAGGCCTACTTACACCTGAAGCCTCTCCAGTCAAGCAGAGTTTCTTCCACTACTCTGAGAAGGAGCAGAATGAGATAGACCGTCTCATCCAGCAGATCAGCCAGTTGGCTCAGGGCGTGGACAGGCCCTTCTCAGCTGAGGCTGGCACGGGCGGGCTGGAGCCGCTTGGGGGGCTGGAGCCCCTGGACTCCAACCTGTCCCTGTCGGGGGCTGGTCCCCCTGTGCTCAGCCTGGACCTGAAACCCTGGAAATGCCAGGAGCTAGATTTCCTGGCTGACCCTGATAACATATTCCTGGAAGAGACGCCCGTGGAAGACATCTTCATGGATCTCTCTACTCCAGACCCCAATGGGGAATGGAGTTCAGGGGATCCTGAGGCAGCGGTCCCAGGAGGGGCCCCATCGCCTTGCAACAACCTGTCCCCAGAAGACCACAGCTTCCTGGAGGACCTGGCCACATATGAAACCGCCTTTGAGACAGGTGTCTCAGCATTCCCCTATGATGGGTTTCCTGATGAGTTGCATCAACTCCAGAGCCAAGTTCAAGACAGCTTCCATGAAG atgGAAGTGGAGGGGAACCAACGTTTTGA
- the NPAS4 gene encoding neuronal PAS domain-containing protein 4 isoform X2 has product MTSLTQLTTLLCASNLLCPLPWTLIASSAVASTLPSPSGARVQATNWCLFEADSMLTHLGPTGQETLCSQLSVPHWSQDHALALALALALPHSSWPCFRAIMLRIWPYWTSLKVSESGDIQAEMVVRLQAKPGGWAWIYCLLYSEGPEGPITANNYPISDTEAWSLRQQLNSEDTQAAYVLGTPTMLPSFPENILSQEQCSSSNLLFTPALGAPRSTNFPSAPELGAVSTSEELPRPPKELGFSYMTFPSGPEPSLQADLSKDLVCTPPYTPHQPGGCAFLFSLHEPFQSHLPTPSSSLQEQMTPSTTTFSDQLTPSSATFPDPLTNPLQGQLSETSARSYEDQLDPCTSTFPDQLLPSAATFPEPLGSPAHEQLTPPSTAFRAHLNSPSQTFPEQLSPSHTKTYFAQEGCSFLYEKLPPSPSSPGNGDCTLLALAQLRGPLSVDVPLVPEGLLTPEASPVKQSFFHYSEKEQNEIDRLIQQISQLAQGVDRPFSAEAGTGGLEPLGGLEPLDSNLSLSGAGPPVLSLDLKPWKCQELDFLADPDNIFLEETPVEDIFMDLSTPDPNGEWSSGDPEAAVPGGAPSPCNNLSPEDHSFLEDLATYETAFETGVSAFPYDGFPDELHQLQSQVQDSFHEDGSGGEPTF; this is encoded by the exons ATGACATCATTGACCCAGCTGACCACCTTACTGTGCGCCAGCAACttactctgccctctgccctggacTCTG ATCGCCTCTTCCGCTGTCGCTTCAACACTTCCAAGTCCCTCAGGCGCCAGAGTGCAGGCAACAAACTGGTGCTTATTCGAGGCCGATTCCATGCTCACCCACCTGGGGCCTACTGGGCAGGAAACCCTGTGTTCACAGCTTTCTGTGCCCCACTGGAGCCAAGACCacgccctggccctggccctggccttgGCCCTGCCTCACTCTTCCTGGCCATGTTTCAGAGCCATCATGCTAAGGATTTGGCCCTACTGGACATCTCTGAAAG TGTCTGAGAGTGGAGATATTCAGGCAGAAATGGTGGTGAGACTGCAGGCCAAGCCTGGAGGCTGGGCATGGATTTATTGCCTGTTATACTCAGAAGGTCCGGAGGGCCCCATTACTGCCAATAATTACCCAATCAG tgACACGGAAGCCTGGAGCCTCCGCCAGCAGCTGAACTCTGAAGACACCCAGGCAGCCTATGTCCTGGgcacccccaccatgctgccctcATTCCCTGAGAACATCCTCTCCCAGGAGCAGTGCTCCAGCTCTAACCTACTCTTCACCCCAGCCCTGGGGGCTCCCAGAAGCACCAATTTCCCCAGTGCTCCTGAGCTGGGTGCTGTCTCAACATCAGAAGAACTTCCTCGACCCCCCAAAGAGCTGGGCTTCAGTTACATGACATTCCCATCTGGCCCCGAGCCTTCTCTTCAAGCAGACCTGAGCAAGGATCTTGTGTGTACTCCACCCTACACGCCCCACCAGCCGGGAGGCTGTGCCTTCCTCTTCAGCCTCCATGAACCCTTCCAGAGCCACTTGCCCACTCCATCCAGCTCTCTCCAAGAACAGATGACTCCAAGCACTACGACCTTCTCTGATCAATTGACGCCCAGCAGTGCAACCTTCCCAGATCCACTGACTAACCCACTACAAGGCCAGCTAAGTGAAACCTCAGCCAGAAGCTATGAAGATCAGCTGGATCCCTGCACTTCCACCTTCCCAGACCAGCTGCTTCCCAGCGCTGCCACCTTCCCAGAGCCTCTGGGGAGCCCTGCCCATGAGCAGCTGACTCCTCCTAGCACAGCATTCCGAGCACACCTGAACAGCCCCAGCCAAACTTTCCCAGAGCAACTGAGCCCCAGTCACACCAAGACTTACTTCGCCCAGGAGGGATGCAGTTTTCTCTATGAGAAGTTGCCCCCAAGTCCTAGCAGCCCTGGTAATGGGGACTGCACACTCCTGGCCCTAGCCCAGCTCCGGGGCCCCCTCTCTGTGGACGTCCCCCTGGTGCCTGAAGGCCTACTTACACCTGAAGCCTCTCCAGTCAAGCAGAGTTTCTTCCACTACTCTGAGAAGGAGCAGAATGAGATAGACCGTCTCATCCAGCAGATCAGCCAGTTGGCTCAGGGCGTGGACAGGCCCTTCTCAGCTGAGGCTGGCACGGGCGGGCTGGAGCCGCTTGGGGGGCTGGAGCCCCTGGACTCCAACCTGTCCCTGTCGGGGGCTGGTCCCCCTGTGCTCAGCCTGGACCTGAAACCCTGGAAATGCCAGGAGCTAGATTTCCTGGCTGACCCTGATAACATATTCCTGGAAGAGACGCCCGTGGAAGACATCTTCATGGATCTCTCTACTCCAGACCCCAATGGGGAATGGAGTTCAGGGGATCCTGAGGCAGCGGTCCCAGGAGGGGCCCCATCGCCTTGCAACAACCTGTCCCCAGAAGACCACAGCTTCCTGGAGGACCTGGCCACATATGAAACCGCCTTTGAGACAGGTGTCTCAGCATTCCCCTATGATGGGTTTCCTGATGAGTTGCATCAACTCCAGAGCCAAGTTCAAGACAGCTTCCATGAAG atgGAAGTGGAGGGGAACCAACGTTTTGA